In the genome of Xenopus tropicalis strain Nigerian chromosome 10, UCB_Xtro_10.0, whole genome shotgun sequence, the window TGCTTTCTTTCTGTTCTGTTGTGGCTTTGGCTTCTTTGGCGCTCTCTGCtcctacaaataaatatttatttttaaaaacaaaacaaccaAGTaaaaaaatgcctggttttaagatgttaaaatgtaatttacctGCTTCTCTTCCGGTCTCTGCTCCTTGACCTCTTATGGTCACGGGATCTGCTTCCACGTCTGTCTGATGTTCTGCTTGAATTTCTGCTACCGGAGCGGCTTCTCTTGCGCTTCTCCCTCTCGCGATTTCTCTCCTTTTCTTTAGCTTCCTCCTCTCGCcgtctttttttctctctctcttctcgctccttttccttttccttctccttctcgcGTTCTTTATCATCTCGCTCTCTCTTAGAACGCTCTTCTCGATCTGGGTCTGaagatttttttctcaatttttccTGAAGAATAAAGTTTAAGGTTTATTTATGAACCCCCTTGGTTTGCAAACGTCAATGTGAAGGTACCATTAAAGGGGAGatagtgtgaaaaacaatattgtgccaaagaattgtacttatataaatatagaaggaatgtgctttaaaatgtattgtttcaggatgatttttttgaaagtttctgcaaaaccctactagtcccgcccatatgtttcacttcctgctgcctcagTTCCCAGGATGTGCAGGGGGCTGGTGGCCATCAGCACACTgccctgtaggataggaaccaatcagcagcttgtctgattgcagggctgtgattggctactgtgCTTTtgacagggaccattaggacacacccacccctcagttgaaacacagacagagacctgataggatctataggaaaCTGCAATAAAGAggcaatttttacaaatataattaATTTGTAGCCCACAGTGAAACCAGCATATATAActgcctacaggattagggtttttcatttatcctatatgtctcctttaaaatgcttcagtacaaaaatgtttgtttttacaaaAGGTTTAATAGCGCCATCATCTCcaccacaactttttcaaataAATGAAAAGCCATTATTTCAGCATGCAGCAGTCCCAAAACCAGCCTGGGTGGGGTGGTGTGGTGTGCAAGAATAACAAGGCAGTAAATttcatggttttcatttttgGATTTTTCTTTATGAGGTGACAAACTGCTGTAAGAGAGTGTCTAGTAGTTGAAATTCCTGGAGTACATGTACACGAAGAAGCTAAATATTAAAGAGAAGCTTAAAACATACCTTTAATTCTTCTACTGTACTCTTAATTTTGGCATAGCCCATGTGTTGTTTTCCCATAAGGTGATCGTCTACTCTAGACTGAGCATCTCCAACAATTAAAAAGGCACCACAAACTTCACAGACTTCCATTTGTTTCTCCTGAGCTGCAAAACTTTCAAttgtctgggaaaaaaaaaaacaatttaataagGCTTGAAAGAATTAATGAAGCATCAGAGCACCTTGCCAGAGCACAAAAATGTTGGGAGAACTGCAACATAAAAACTGGTTGGACAACTCCAAACTAATTTAAGATTATGGAAAACATAAAATAGCAATGGAAATGTCATACAATCAAGGAATCGATAGTTTGGCTCTGGCAAACTAACACAAATAAGCACAGTATAAGAAAGGGTATCTTATAACTTACAGATGTTGTAGATTTCAGCAGTTCCCGCTCTTCTTTCAGTTGTTCAACAAGCTTCATCATCCCTTGAGCTTCCTCTACCTTTCCTTCAGAACCCAGTTCCTCAATCTATTTAGAAATAGTAAGAGAGTGATAGAATGAGACGGTTTGAGAAATATTTGAAATAATTGTGTCCACAAGGTAGTTCTTGTGGTGCCGCTGTGGCTAAAAATGGCCAAGAATATATGCAAAGAATTCAGCGAATTAGCTAAAAAACAGATACTGACCATTCATACAACTGATAGGAAATTCTTTATGACCAGTACTAAAGCACCCAGTCACCCCTTAGCCAAGTGGTAATTAAACCTGCTGACTGAGGAAGAAATAAGGAGATTTTTGTTGGCCACTTAAGGCTGTGTGATCCTTAAACATGCTATTAAACAAGTTTAGTGCTGAAGGACTGTGTCACCATCAGCCCAGGGCAAGTAAAAGAACTAAATGTCAGCATTTAGCAACCCAGGCCTGGTCGGAAAGTATGTAGGGGCAATTACTATTAGGCAGGACAgctaatgggcttttttttttttttaattcaaaacaaACACTACAGTGCAGTTACTTCTTTGCATCTTTTTCTGCATCCCTTAAGAGTTACAAATGCccagtttaatttagaaaaaaaaaaaaaaaatacctgttgCAATAAGCCATCAATTTTATCTGTTAACACTTGAATCTTCTCTTCATTTTTTCCAGCTGGGCCAACAGACTGTGGAAAGAGGTTTAAAAAAATTAGGCTTCAAGTATAACAAAATAGTTTTGCAGAATTATTTTTTAGCGCTGGTGAAGACATACAGTTTTatattatctctctgtacaggttatgagcaaatttacgtacaggggaatccctatgctgccttagttttatggtatctctctgtacaggctatgagcaaacttagggggctgttcctgctgaattgtgcttagtacaggggaatccctatgtgccatagttttatggtatctctctgtacaggctatgagcaaacttagggggctgtccctgctgaattgtgcttagtacaggggaatccctatgtgccatagttttatggtatatctctgtacaggctatgagcaaacttagggggctgttcctgctgaattgtgcttagtacaggggaatccctatgtgccatagttttatggtatctctctgtacaggctatgagcaaacttagggggctgttccagctgaattgtgcttagtacaggggaatccctatgctgccatagttttatggtatttctctgtacaggctatgagcaaacttagggggctgttccagctgaattgtgcttagtacaggggaatccccatgctgccatagttttatggtatttctctgtacaggctatgggcaaacttagggggctgctcctgctgacTTGTGCTTAGCACAGGGGAATGCCTattctgcaaaaatagaaaatacaataaaagtaaCTAATGTAGAGGAGTTTAATTTGGACACTTACGCCAGAAGCCTGCTGAGACTGTGAAAGAGCCAGCCGTGCATGGCCTCTACGTATCCGACGTTCCACTTCAGCCAGTAAGCTTTGCAAATAGCGCAAAAAGTCCTTTTCGTATCCACACTTCATGTACCGGGAGCTCTTCTCATACCTAACAGGATCACGCATCTTTGTTACGGCAATGCTCAGTAACAAGGTGAAACGCAAACTAGATAActgctgcagtacaggtatgggacctgtaatctagACTGCTCAGGACCTATGTataagggttttttgtttttttttagtaatttggaCCTTCATACCTTAATAAAGcatgataggattgttttgcctccaataaggattaattacaacAAAGCACGGTTTTATTAATACTGAtaaaaaaggaatacattttaaaatttttgaattatttgatatggagtctatgggagatggacttcctgtattttggagctttctggataacaggtttctggataataagaTTTCAGGCAAACTTACTGTTTTCGTAGATTTTCATCATGAATCTTTTCACAcggacctaaaaaaaaaaaaaaaccttttcacaCACAATAGATTCAAACATGTATTAGGCATTCAAGCAAAAAGATTTTTTACCCAACTTTGGACACAGGCTGTTCTGACCTAATCTTTCAGTCCTTGTACCAGTAAACCCTGGGGAGCCAGAAAATGCTGCTGAAAGCCCATAAGGTTTTGCACTTTGGCC includes:
- the luc7l3 gene encoding luc7-like protein 3 (The RefSeq protein has 2 substitutions, 1 non-frameshifting indel compared to this genomic sequence); translation: MLSAAQLLDELMGRDRNLAPDEKRTNVHWDRESVCKYYLCEFCPAELFTNTRSDLGPCEKIHDENLRKQYEKSSRYMKCGYEKDFLRYLQSLLAEVERRIRRGHARLALSQSQQASGSVGPAGKNEEKIQVLTDKIDGLLQEIEELGSEGKVEEAQGMMKLVEQLKEERELLKSTTSTIESFAAQEKQMEVCEVCGAFLIVGDAQSRVDDHLMGKQHMGYAKIKSTVEELKEKLRKKSSDPDREERSKRERDDKEREKEKEKEKEKEREEREKKRRREEEAKEKERNREREKRKRSRSGSRNSSRTSDRRGSRSRDHKRSRSRDRKRSRSRERQRSQSHNRTERKHRSRSREKRRSKSRERKSYKHKSRSRERDRDRKSKEKEKRSSDDKKSRESSSREKQSDSRKTESRESVIQVEVNGANEGNKSEGDTQSN